The Plasmodium brasilianum strain Bolivian I chromosome 14, whole genome shotgun sequence genome contains a region encoding:
- a CDS encoding H/ACA ribonucleoprotein complex subunit 1, translating into MTFFKKNRKGNFNRSYENEAKLDKIILGGTFFKYCENDLVIKNKLENLVPYFNGRIFLENKEEIGKVDEILGPINDFFFSVKLKEGILAKSFSSDTQFYIDQSQTLPLSRFLPQDNKAQNKTKKKKRSNRYKVKNNSNPNIKKSNNFSYGGHNRNDRGGRNDGSSKNMNNANFRNGKNNFKKRSNSGRKFSNQRGRF; encoded by the coding sequence ATGACGTTTTTCAAGAAAAACCGAAAAGGGAATTTTAACCGAAGTTATGAGAATGAAGCTAAAttagataaaataattttgggtgggacattttttaaatattgtgAAAATGatttagtaataaaaaataaattagaaaatttaGTCCCATATTTTAATGGTAggatttttttagaaaataaagaagagaTAGGAAAAGTTGATGAAATATTAGGTCCCattaatgatttttttttttcggttaaattaaaagaaggGATATTAGCAAAATCCTTTTCAAGTGATACGCAATTTTATATTGATCAATCGCAAACATTGCCATTAAGTAGATTTTTGCCACAAGATAATAAAGCACAAAATAAgacaaagaaaaagaaaagatcaAATAGATATAAAGTGAAAAATAACTCAAATCCCAATATTAAGAAGTCCAACAATTTCTCTTATGGAGGTCACAACAGAAATGATAGGGGTGGCAGGAATGATGGTTCTTCGAAAAACATGAATAATGCAAATTTTagaaatggtaaaaataattttaagaaaaggTCAAATAGCGGTCGTAAATTTAGTAATCAGAGAGGTAGGTTTTGA
- a CDS encoding ribosomal RNA methyltransferase, with translation MGKTYEQGCKVQKYHSKKYEEALPKVYNKKSSHSSNWIQRQITDRYVLKAKNENYRSRAAYKLIELDNKYLFLKKNKVILDIGCYPGSWSQVILERTKNYYNEIIAIDRKIMDPLPNIHFIKGEIGKDNIDDQLKEILLGKKIDIILSDAAVACIGNKIDDHLNSCELTLSITNFMEQYINNGGTYIVKMYLGSQTNNLKTYLKTIFQFVNTAKPKASRSESREIYLVCRNFLGRKKIKEDIQIKGSFSQKEGYF, from the exons ATGGGGAAAACTTATGAACAAGGATGTAAAGTCCAAAAGTACCACTCTAAAAAGTACGAg GAAGCTCTTCCAAAagtatataacaaaaaaagtaGCCATTCAAGTAATTGGATTCAAAGACAAATAACAGACAGATATGTTTTGAAggcaaaaaatgaaaattatagaaGTAGAGCtgcatataaattaatagaattagataataaatatcttttccttaaaaagaataaagtaATTCTAGATATTGGATGTTACCCTGGAAGTTGGAGTCAGGTTATTTTAGAAAGAACGAAAAATTACTATAACGAGATTATTGCTATTGATAGGAAAATCATGGATCCTTTAccaaatatacattttattaaaggAGAAATAGGAAAAGATAATATTGATGATCAACTAAAGGAAATACTTCTgggtaaaaaaattgatataatCCTAAGTGATGCAGCTGTTGCTTGCATTGGTAACAAAATTGATGATCATTTAAATTCCTGTGAACTTACTTTATCCATAACTAATTTCATGGAACAGTACATAAATAATGGGGGAACTTATATTGTTAAAATGTATTTGGGAAGTCAAACAAATAATCTAAAAACATATCTAAAAactatttttcaatttgttAATACTGCTAAACCCAAGGCGTCCAGGAGTGAATCAAGAGAAATATACCTGGTTTGTCGGAATTTTCTGGgtcgaaaaaaaataaaagaagatataCAAATTAAAGGGTCCTTTTCCCAAAAGGAGGGGTACTTCTAG
- a CDS encoding HORMA domain protein, which produces MISRMSVRTHTQTETLTKQDSVNMLKNIIKLGISLVTYLRNLFEENAYEEVCIQELKLKRLLPINPEAHMIINWLEKGVFDAIEKEYLRILILDINDVYDNTIECYKFSFSYNTIRAGGGGEIGVTLETSKNNPNKNYNDNLEEQRKNFNVNRLRNIKDRLLNKKSTNDTSLYLKKHAKERTYELLRSLVLLTQTLNPLPERTYLSMKLLYYDEIVPYNYQPPYFRNPDNTDLLKFVNIPNEEYVGKIDTGHHFLSIIVNSTCNSNITEELCPYYYNGTHNQDFVNEYQHVKTVEDDCNYNSHNNLYINGYQNKCHPYYEQYTYGGNKNEGAKYETERYNYLNRRLTKNINYPNDANNYIIIDDYDDDDNDNNNSNNTSNSNSYTNGNSNSNTNDNSNTNDNRNTNDNRNTNDNRNTNDNRNTNDNRNTNDNRNTNDNRNTNDNRNTNDNRNTNDNRNTNDNRNANDNSNSNSNRNSNTNDNSNNNSTNNNISNYDIRNLRNVSINGNVRNNYNYDVHEHIDRMSKQGKKIFNKSGRKTKKKSSSFPEFNINEKASSLARIIKRSNDPDHSSNSDNDCYMKLEKVLSHTYVDGDEQDCVQVEKREIEDDKRKKNKHDDAGKEESQIFYYRSNPYRRNVDTMTSKIYDDDNNNNAYVKNGQNNMKDKMNALVIRQTKSSYTPQINQKENVKHTYSFNGDDYSYSDSDLENFENKKKTYKTYKDNNSLLKSEKKNNKMLTHKDLKDKKSLRKRLILKYKKKEMLHRIRMYITRYKILSKTKIRQKFPDVSNYDIDKVLHKLVSENIIQRNGYKFYKFVENKGVEMNCPKNDCLDITDEEKIDSEDGQSDDQFGDQSYDQLDNQSGNQSEECVSNQGNKQADEHVEKETNKHVDYSELEELDNLKMSKVQKSDTTAEYVIDEMDCADTSKEENAKNAETDSRSTNSQMHNNNNNISINNNNNNNSTDITGKTDLSNNIDQSNNSYQANNSDLTYNADPVECLNRDDHMEGENEEDMNEINNDIQKLYDDVYNLCLKTKYVNREIITKGLGIYPLLSKPLLDRLIKEGVIKKKIVKNKGYESNIFVPLENTFNLKKNDQMIRADDSFENNSFSFANNINDVIKKD; this is translated from the coding sequence atgatttcACGTATGTCCGTGCGAACCCACACTCAGACGGAGACCCTAACGAAGCAGGATTCGGTGAATATGctaaagaatataattaaattaggCATAAGCTTAGTTACGTATTTACGTAATTTGTTTGAAGAGAATGCATATGAAGAAGTATGTATTCAAGAGTTAAAATTGAAGAGGCTGTTACCAATAAACCCCGAAGCacatatgataataaacTGGTTGGAAAAAGGTGTTTTTGACGCAATAGAGAAGGAATACTTGCGAATATTAATATTGGACATAAATGATGTATATGATAATACAATTGAATGTTATAAATTTagtttttcatataataccATAAGGGCAGGAGGAGGAGGGGAAATTGGAGTTACCTTAGAaacatcaaaaaataatccgaataaaaattataatgataatttagaagaacaaagaaaaaattttaatgttaacagattaagaaatataaaggacaggttattaaataaaaaaagtacgaACGACACATccttatatttaaaaaaacacgCAAAAGAAAGAACATATGAATTACTTAGATCATTAGTATTACTAACACAAACATTAAATCCTTTACCCGAAAGAACATACTTATCAATGAAACTATTATATTATGATGAAATTGTACCATACAATTATCAACCACCATATTTTAGAAATCCGGATAATACGGACTTACTCAAATTTGTTAATATCCCAAATGAAGAATATGTTGGCAAAATAGACACAGGTCATCATTTCTTATCAATTATTGTAAATTCAACATGTAACAGTAATATAACTGAAGAATTATGtccttattattataatggaACACATAACCAAGATTTCGTGAATGAATATCAGCATGTAAAAACAGTAGAAGATGACTGTAACTATAACAGTCATAATAACCTATATATTAATGGCTATCAAAATAAGTGTCATCCGTATTATGAACAGTACACATATGGAGggaataaaaatgaaggTGCTAAATACGAAACGGAGAGGTACAACTACTTGAATAGACGATTAactaaaaacataaattatcCAAACGACGCaaataattacattattatagacgattatgatgatgatgataatgataataataacagtaataatacgagcaatagtaatagttATACTAatggtaatagtaatagtaatactaATGATAATAGTAATACTAATGATAATAGGAATACTAATGATAATAGGAATACTAATGATAATAGGAATACCAATGATAATAGGAATACCAATGATAATAGGAATACTAATGATAATAGGAATACCAATGATAATAGGAATACCAATGATAATAGGAATACCAATGATAATAGGAATACCAATGATAATAGGAATACCAATGATAATAGGAATGCCAatgataatagtaatagtaacagtaatagaAATAGTAATACGAatgataatagtaacaataatagtacaaataataatataagtaaTTATGATATTAGAAATTTGAGGAACGTCAGTATTAACGGTAACGTGAGGAACAACTATAATTATGATGTCCACGAACACATAGATCGAATGAGCAAACAGGgaaagaaaattttcaaCAAAAGCGGacgaaaaacaaaaaagaaatcgTCATCATTTCCTGAGTTCAACATAAACGAAAAGGCTTCCTCTTTAGcaagaattataaaaagaagtaaTGATCCTGATCATAGTAGTAATTCAGATAATGACTGCTATATGAAATTGGAGAAAGTACTatcacatacatatgtagaTGGGGATGAACAAGATTGTGTACAAGTAGAAAAGAGAGAAATAGAAGAtgataaaagaaagaaaaacaaacatGACGACGCAGGTAAAGAGGAGtcacaaattttttattatcgtAGTAATCCTTATAGAAGAAATGTAGACACAATGACttcaaaaatttatgatgatgataataataataatgcttatgtaaaaaatggaCAAAATAACATGAAAGATAAAATGAACGCTCTAGTCATAAGACAAACAAAAAGTTCCTACACTCCTCAAATTAaccaaaaagaaaatgtaaaacataCGTATTCATTTAATGGTGATGATTATTCGTATTCCGACTCAGACCtagaaaattttgaaaataagaaaaaaacgTACAAGACatataaagataataattcattattgaaatctgaaaaaaaaaataataaaatgttaacACATAAAGACTTAAAGGACAAAAAATCATTGCGTAAAAGGTTAATCCTAAAATATAAGAAGAAAGAAATGCTCCACAGAATAAGGATGTATATTACGAGATATAAAATTCTAAGTAAAACTAAAATTAGGCAGAAGTTCCCTGACGTATCTAACTATGATATTGATAAAGTGTTACATAAATTAGTGtctgaaaatattattcagAGAAACGGATACAAGTTTTACAAATTTGTCGAGAATAAAGGTGTGGAAATGAACTGTCCAAAAAATGACTGCTTGGATATAACTGACGAGGAGAAGATTGATTCAGAGGATGGCCAATCGGATGATCAGTTTGGGGACCAATCGTATGACCAATTGGATAACCAATCGGGTAATCAGTCAGAAGAATGTGTGAGCAACCAAGGAAATAAACAAGCTGACGAACATGtggaaaaagaaacaaataaacatgtCGATTACTCAGAGTTAGAAGAACTGGACAACCTAAAAATGTCTAAGGTACAGAAAAGCGACACAACAGCAGAATATGTGATTGACGAGATGGACTGTGCAGACACATCGAAAGAGGAAAACGCAAAGAACGCAGAAACAGACAGTAGATCTACAAATAGCCAAATgcataacaataataataacattagcattaacaataataataataataatagtaccGATATAACAGGAAAAACTGACCTATCAAATAACATTGACCAATCAAATAACTCTTATCAAGCAAATAATTCTGATCTTACATATAATGCTGATCCTGTTGAGTGTCTTAACCGTGATGATCATATGGAGGGAGAGAATGAAGAAGACatgaatgaaataaataacgATATTCAAAAGTTATACGAtgatgtatataatttatgtctAAAAACTAAATATGTTAATAGAGAAATTATCACCAAAGGACTTGGAATCTACCCATTACTATCTAAACCACTCCTAGATAGACTAATTAAAGAAGgagtgataaaaaaaaaaatagtaaaaaataaagggtATGAAAGTAACATCTTTGTCCCCTTGGAGAATACTTTCAacttaaaaaagaatgacCAAATGATCAGAGCAGATGAttcatttgaaaataatagcTTTTCCTTTGCAAACAATATTAAtgatgtaataaaaaaggattga